GCTTAGGCTAGACGACCTGCACAAAcaactttattttgaattccattCCAGAGGTttgtaatttaaattaaatcatttaataGGATACTCCAACACTATCattctcaaaaatatatattagatCCAAGagtcctttttaaatgtttgcatTAAGCAAATAAAGGACTAAATGGACAGttcttttgactttttcttgaGCTTCTTTTCAATGACACTTTTGACAGTATTTATGATCTTGAAACCAAAGACGATCCACTTCTAAGACCAGGAAAATTTGAAAATCTGATCTGATTCAgtaccaaccagaacagacagAGCAATCGGTTACACCCATTCTTAGACACAGCATTTCGGTGCCACACTTTGCACGCCTGCTTAGGGCCATCTGATAAACATAGCGTGACCAGGACTTGACTTGGGAATAACAAAAGTGAGTGAGGCAGGGTggcgtctgtgtgtgtttggaggCGGGATCAAAACTTGTGAGTTTGCTAAGTGTGTAAACACGTGTTGTCAGAGAAGCCCCTCAGCTTTGACAATTATTTTTCTGAGAGATACACATCAAACTTATTGCTAGCTTTTCTTCAACACAGTCACAATAATGCAATGCAATGACAAAACTTGTAATGCTTGACAAGAACCTGCCCAGACATGTTCATTGTCTGGATGGAAGATGTCTACATTAAAACGTTATGCTATGTGAATCCCAAACCTACATTTTGCATGTCATGTAAGTAATTACGTATAAACTTTCACATGGAGCCTTAAGGTAAAGTATACCATGAGGCGAATTCTATAAATGGTTGTGTGTTTTCCACGGgggaaaaaatgtacatatgtgAATTTAACACAATACCCTACATACATCAACACTAGTTAAAGTTAATATACCTTTAAGGATGAACATTgcctatttttagattttccggGCAATATTGGACATGAAAAAAGTCTGTTTATTATAACTAAGAGCAATCATCATACTGTGCAATAAAGACTTGTCCAGAACTGCTGATAAACATGTGATATAGTTTGAAAATGCAGAACAACAATGAATCCATGATTGCCTTGCCTGGCATCAGTTGTCCCCCTTCTGGGCAATACATTAATGTTTAATTCTTTTGAAGTCACATATCATGAATGCCCTGCAGACTCTTACGGTCTTGCATTGTTTTACACAAGGACACATTCACAATACTCGGGAAATATGAAATTTGTGCAATTTACTACTTATATGTCCTTTAAGCACCCAAATTGACAAATTGAACCAGTCTTACTCTTAGTAGGGATAATTATGGCTACTTATTGTACAATTAGGCCAACTGGTGTAGTGGTCCACTTGTCTGACTTTGATGCAGGCAAGCGttggatcgattcccactccgTGACGGTATAATTGTGACTATAATCAGGTGTCTGCCATGCTATGAATTTGTAAAACTCTTTGTAGAGGCAGAATTAAGGGTTCTTTTCAACCATATTTTCATTCTTATCTAATTGGgcaacaagttttttttcctgttattgTCTACAAGAGACTTTTATATTGTGTGTAGGTAAACAGGAGACTGAGTGAAAAGGTTGTGGGAGGAGGTCTGGTGGCTTGTGAATTAGCATTTCAATGAATGGGTATTTGTGACAGAAAAGAGTGAAATAATTTGCCATATTGTCAAATTTAAACTAAAAGTCAACATGATTTGCAGTTCTATGCAGACCATTGCAACATTATCCTCTCTGATGACCTTGTTTaccttttaataaatatttatccCATAGTGGATAAAAAATGTAGCAGTCCAAATGCTCATTTTCAGTTAAAACGATCTAGTTTACAGTAGTGTATTGGAATCATTTTTAGTTGGTGCACGTCAGCTAAATTATGTGGTTAGAATACAGGTGAAGCGTTTCAGCATAATAAGTTGCCAAAAATGCCCATTTTCTTGAGGCAGAACACCGGTAGTCAGGCAAAATGTACGAGGCAAcgccttgtttttgtttttcattacaaGAGAGGCACAAGGGGGAAGTGGGGTCCAAGAATCTTGCCCACTAGCTCAAGTTACCCTTTGGATGATGTGTGTGGGGCACTGCCTAGTGCAGCTGAGCACACTGCACTCAAAGGACCCTTTTTTGAAATGGAGAGAAAGTCATCCACCCGCTCGGACCTCGCTCTCTTccagaaaaacaccaaaacccCCCGCTCCCCCTTCTTTGCTGCAGACCCCGGGCTCTTTCCTGCCTGCTTCCCCTGGCCTAGGTCCAAGTGCTTCATGTGGCTGTGACTGGGGCAGGTTGGAGGTGGAGCTCCTGCCTATCCTCTGAAGACACTTGTTTTCCGATGGGACGAGGGTGTGTTGCTGTTGGCAGCCTAGAGTAAAGGGGTGGAGGGGGCCTGCGGATGAAGAGGGATTGTGACTGCCTCTTGGGGGAAGAGGAAATAAAAGATCTAGGGAACTTTCACACGCCCTTTTAAGGGAATGCCTAATGCACCTGTAGAGAGGTAAACATCTTTTAGCGGGCATTGAGCAAgtttacattttattgtttttacagcCAAAGCGATAGCACTTTTAACCGGATtggatttaaattttaaattaaccATTGGGTCTCTATGACTTGCTGGTGGTCACAGGCTGAcctcaaaataaaacacactgaGCTTCTGAGAAGGTCTTTCTTGTATGTAACACACTGGCTACACCCTTCCTGAAGATGAAACAGGGAAAAGTCTGTGCTTGTGTCAGCAGTGAGTGCTCGCCCATACCCAGACCCTCAAACAGAGCGTCATCTCCCTGATTAGGTTTATTGTAGTCGCAGAAATGGCCAGTGGAGACCTTCTATTGTCGGACTTTGTTTACTTCAGTTGGAGTTAGCCAAAGGAACGAGGgactgggggtggggggtttgcTCAGAACAAAGACATGGTTCATGGGCAAGCCTGACTAAAGAGGATTGAAAGGCCTTACAGGGAGGTAATCGGccatcatattttatacatgcacatgcataaataaatgcccctatacatacaaatattcatacatacatatataactataatatgtatatattccaTGCACAGGTGTTTTTCCCTCTACTAGAATGGAATTAAACCTGCACAAGTGTACATCTACAGAGATTGTGGGTTCAGCTATGTTAGCAAAGAGATTCTTGGGTTGAATGGGAGGTTTTTTTGCGGCCGCACTTTGTCTCTTGAGTTCAGCCAATACTAAGAGGAACTTCCCATGCATGTCATTGTTGTCAACAATGACAAATGCTTCTTGTGGCTGCATTATGACTGTCTAGTAGACGTTTTACAACTGGGCAGCCAGCTTGAACCTACAGGATAGTTCAACATGGAAATCCCTAAGCCAGTGGTTCTTAATCTTGTTGTCGattgaacccaggttaagaaccactgccctAAACCATTGgtttacatagaaaaaaaatagagttaACAAATCAGTTCGACTTGCggttagctggccaccaattcagggtgtctcctaccTGGTGCCCGTTTTTAGTTGCAATAGGCtggtccagcacccccacgaacCCTGTGGGGAAGCggttcaacaaaataaataaacgaatCAGTTTGAAAAACCCAAATGTAGGTGACTAAGCATAGTCTAACACAGAGAGATTTGCAGCTGTGTACACAAGCATGTAATTCTGAAGGGAATTAATCCTGATCATGTGGTAATGAGTTCACTTGCTTGTTGGACCTTCCCCCTTCAAGACAAGATCGGCGAGTATGGTGTATAATAATTTGTAAAGATGCTTCAGGGTTATTGAGTCTCAGTGCTTATAGCTGTTTGATGGTTTTTTTACTCACCCGCCGCTTGTGTGTTTGCAGACGTGCCAAACTACGACTGTACTTGGAACAGCTAAAGAAGCTCGTGCCTTTGGGTCCAGACAGCACCAGGCATACAACACTGAGCTTGCTGAAAAGGGCTAAGATGCACATTAAGGTACTAACGGATCCTTAGGCGTCTAGATCCAAAgatattgtaattttttcagAGAGAGGTTTGGTAAATACCAAATTTTCCTTTGGTATAACAGGTAAATTGTTATTCTGGGGAAttccagttgttgtttttttgcagaaaatcaCTTTACATCCACCCATTTTTGGCTCCGTCATTTCCgtaaacattattccttgattATTGTGGTTGTGTTAAGTGACCTTAAAAGAGCTGTCTAGTATGTCAGTGACTACATCATCAACGTCATTTGTCCAATTCCTTAAATGTCGAAATACACCCATAAAATTCCATGCATTTCAATATGAGCTTGCCTCATTGGCGTAAAAACAAAGCTGTTTTCATAGATTCAGTTTTGGTTTCATTTTGAATAGTTGTCATGATTCTAGCTCAACTAGTTCTCACATTAGCTGCCACTATCATCAACTGAGAGCTTACCAGTCAGTTGAATGGCTTTAACTATATGAAAATCCCTGGGTAACTCCTATAACTTATTTTAGTTAATTCAATACATTGAGCAGATGAGAGTTCTCGAAAATactcaatatttaaataaaaaggatgaaccaaaatgacaattattggtcAAAACcaaatataagaaaaatgaaGTCAGAAGAATTATTTATCTAAAATTTAATTTAGACCCATCGATTATTGATATAGATTTTTCCTTCTGTGTTTGCTTGCAGAAGCTCGAAGAGCAGGACAGGAAGGCTTTAAACATGAAGGAGCAACTGCAGAGAGAGCACCGCTACCTCAAACGCCGCCTTGAGCAGCTCTCAGTGTCAGGATCTGTGGAACGCATCCGCACTGACAGCATGGGCTCCAACATCTCCACGGACTCTGAACAAGGTATACTTATTCAAAGTACTTTAACACAACGCTACAATCACTGTGGATATCTGCTGCAaactatatattcattcattcattcattcattcattcatttattttctgttgtgcCTATCCacccaagggttgcagggggtgctggggcctatcctagccaaatatggacttattaaaaaaaccaaaccatatttCAACTTGAACAAGGAGACCATTTTCAGGCTTTTGAGACCAATGCTCTGTGTAAATTCATTGGTCTGAGCCTGACCTCATCTGCTTTTCAACTTAGCCTTGACCTAGAGGTGCTATACCCTCATGTTGAGGCCATATTCATATCTGTTCATTCCAGCACCTTATTTGCATTTCATTGAACCTCACAATGATCTAAGTAAAAAGCCACTTGATAACCTTGAAGTGGTTCAAAAGTGATGGCAAAAGGTTACCAGTTTGCAGTCTGCCGAAAGAATGAAAATGAACGGTatcattttgtttaaattcctCTCTGGGCAAGAATTGTTATTGGTCTGGTGGTAACACATTTAACAAAATAGTCAGTGCCACCTTGTCACATCACTATTTTATGTGACAAATTGTGGCATCTATGATTATGGCTATTGATTGTTTGActaattggttaaaaaataaatatttctaaGTGTGCCACGTTTGCATGTTCCTCTCATTTATTCAAATAGTAGTATAAGTCAAATAGTGTGTGGGCCATGTTTTCTTAAGGGTGATGCATTAAAATTAGTGTCTCGTATCATAATTGGTGATAAATTATCAGTGTCTATGTTGTGGTAGTTGGTAATGTAGTAAAGAATGTTAGCTCTAGTCAAAGGTATAAGCAATTTATTAACCCATTTTAATTCATCCCCAATGAGGATCAATAGTGTTATGAAAATATACAGTGCTTTGAATCACTTGGTTATCCCACACTTAGTCCCCAAATTCCTCACTGTAGGAGTGGAATTACGTTGCTtactctctttttttgtttatagatGTAGACATCGAGGGTATGGAGTTCACCCCTGTCGAAGTGGACAGTGTGGGGAGCATCAGTGACCCTGAAGAAGAGGAGGTGGAAGACGAGGAGGACCACTACAGCCTCCAGAGCAGCTCCAGTGACACCAGCTACACGACCCCACATTCCCACAGACTGCAGCCACACCACAGTTAGACTCCCGTGGCCAGATGATCTAGCTTTTCAATCCACCCACCCCTCATCCTCCTGACCACCAATATCATGACTGCGTTCACCTATGGCCACCATCAGAGCAGTCCAGAATGGCAGCAAATAATAAATGCCACTCAAGCCTTCCAACACCCTTTACTCCCTATGCCCACAGCACCCTATTATCTCCTGTCCCTCCATCTGTCCCAATCAACCAAGAAACCAATAAAAATCATTCACCCAAGTCAACCCaccaaccaaaacaacaaccaaTTACCCAACCAACAGACCGACCCTTATCCATATTCCACAAACCAACTCAGCAAGCAGTTAAACAGCCAATAGACCAACCTGCAATCATATCCCAAAACAACCCACCAACCATCCCGCTAACCACCCAACAACCCTCCCTTAGCCTCTCTAGATGCATGCTCATAGAGAGCAGTGGGGGACTTCTGTGGTGAGATGTCTAGCTTTAACTAGTTAATCAAAATTTGTCAACCATGAACGCGATTGTATGCGTGAATCAGAAGATAACATACAGTAAGCTCCTTGTCAACTCGACGCGGCAATAACACACAGACAACGGCCTTAAATTATGCAAATCACCTCAGTCAGTTCCTGCAGTCATCATACAACTTTAGGACCTCATTCACCTGCttcaccacacaaacaccaggAAATATTTTAGCTTTGCACCGAAGACGTCAAGGAGAACCAGTTATCCTGGTTCTCCCTAACGACAGTAAATACCAGCACCCTAAAATTCCCTAGAAACTCATTTAATTTGTACAAGTCAATT
This region of Stigmatopora nigra isolate UIUO_SnigA chromosome 6, RoL_Snig_1.1, whole genome shotgun sequence genomic DNA includes:
- the mxd4 gene encoding max dimerization protein 4 produces the protein MELNSLLILLEAAEYLERRDREAEHGYASVLPFSNDFSRKKTKSSPINRKSPNNRSSHNELEKHRRAKLRLYLEQLKKLVPLGPDSTRHTTLSLLKRAKMHIKKLEEQDRKALNMKEQLQREHRYLKRRLEQLSVSGSVERIRTDSMGSNISTDSEQDVDIEGMEFTPVEVDSVGSISDPEEEEVEDEEDHYSLQSSSSDTSYTTPHSHRLQPHHS